From a region of the Spirochaetales bacterium genome:
- a CDS encoding ion transporter has product MEKNKISVFEIIVSLVIVLVVIHTFLEDFFVLIGLDGDLGVAMIIAGFFFDLFFTIEFLLRLYWARSDRGSLFYFTYQHGWIDFFASVPLLMFNSGPPFVSLASNTFGLFGIAGIAGLSMLKLLKIIRIARILRLLRILKIFKNIKYTDSSMAQRHVNRIITLGVTVLVVLLILFTMVMDVFSIARPDDAYVRNRYELMKKINENIDWKDDPQRIANDVKRLDASGKILLLKSDGKVIFSRYPQNADNPSYTYRDYEYSSAGNVEIYFDVTEENRIVAHSQSRDNLVFFFIILGLLCAYLIFYSPHFALTVTDPLYVMRRGFREKDYNLEVKIPPLYETDDVYDLAKLYNEHYLPAKDRLSDKENSTLLTAEPDDIKYLTDI; this is encoded by the coding sequence ATGGAAAAGAATAAAATCAGTGTATTTGAAATAATAGTGTCGCTTGTCATCGTCCTGGTGGTGATCCATACCTTTCTCGAAGATTTTTTTGTACTTATCGGGTTGGATGGGGACCTGGGTGTGGCGATGATTATAGCCGGATTCTTTTTCGACCTCTTTTTCACCATCGAGTTTCTCCTGCGGCTTTACTGGGCGCGATCGGACAGGGGCTCGCTTTTCTACTTCACTTACCAGCACGGATGGATCGATTTTTTCGCGTCGGTTCCCCTTTTAATGTTTAATTCCGGCCCCCCGTTCGTATCACTCGCAAGCAACACGTTCGGTCTTTTCGGTATTGCGGGTATTGCGGGCTTGAGTATGCTAAAACTGTTGAAAATAATACGGATTGCCCGTATACTCAGGCTTCTCAGGATACTGAAAATATTTAAAAATATCAAATACACCGATTCGTCCATGGCACAGCGACATGTCAACCGGATCATAACACTGGGAGTCACCGTCCTGGTCGTATTGCTTATCCTTTTCACGATGGTTATGGATGTCTTTTCTATCGCAAGACCCGATGACGCTTATGTCAGAAACAGGTATGAACTGATGAAAAAGATAAATGAAAACATAGACTGGAAAGACGACCCGCAGCGTATCGCAAACGATGTGAAAAGGCTTGATGCATCGGGAAAAATACTTCTTCTAAAATCAGATGGCAAGGTTATCTTTTCCCGCTACCCGCAGAATGCTGATAATCCTTCTTACACATACAGAGATTATGAATACAGTAGTGCAGGAAATGTGGAGATTTATTTCGATGTCACGGAAGAAAACCGGATAGTCGCGCACTCGCAGTCACGGGATAATCTAGTCTTTTTCTTTATAATCCTGGGATTGCTCTGCGCCTATCTCATCTTCTACAGTCCGCATTTCGCACTCACGGTGACCGACCCGTTGTATGTCATGAGGCGGGGTTTCAGGGAAAAGGATTATAATCTCGAAGTGAAGATTCCGCCGCTTTATGAAACGGATGATGTCTATGATCTGGCAAAGCTGTATAATGAACATTATCTTCCCGCAAAAGACAGGCTTTCCGACAAGGAAAACAGTACGTTATTGACTGCGGAACCCGACGACATCAAATATCTGACGGATATATGA
- a CDS encoding DUF503 domain-containing protein has product MVVSVFQSIIEVPGLQSIKEKRRILKSLKDTIINKYKISAAEVGSHDSLRFIHIGAALVSNSKKYGESVLQKVFNYIEENSPGRIIDWSIFSENYTDH; this is encoded by the coding sequence ATGGTTGTTTCCGTTTTCCAGTCTATTATCGAAGTCCCCGGACTTCAATCGATCAAGGAGAAACGACGAATTCTCAAATCACTGAAAGACACCATCATCAATAAATACAAAATATCGGCCGCCGAAGTGGGCAGCCATGATTCGTTGCGGTTTATTCATATCGGTGCGGCACTGGTGTCAAACTCGAAAAAATACGGGGAATCCGTTCTCCAGAAGGTCTTCAATTATATCGAAGAAAACTCTCCCGGCAGGATCATCGATTGGAGTATTTTCAGCGAAAATTATACCGATCACTGA
- the rpmB gene encoding 50S ribosomal protein L28, which yields MSRTCELCGRGTTSGQNVPRKGLPRKKGGGGVKIGVRTKRIFKVNLHTKVISTDGVNKKVRICTRCLRTMQKEQV from the coding sequence ATGAGCAGAACATGCGAACTTTGCGGAAGAGGAACGACATCCGGACAAAACGTCCCGAGAAAAGGTCTCCCCAGAAAAAAAGGCGGGGGTGGTGTAAAAATCGGTGTAAGAACCAAGAGGATATTCAAAGTGAATCTCCATACTAAAGTGATTTCCACAGACGGCGTAAATAAAAAAGTAAGAATTTGCACACGGTGCTTGCGTACCATGCAAAAAGAGCAGGTATAA
- a CDS encoding late competence development ComFB family protein, with protein sequence MEIHNIVEDIVEDIAKEIFIDEKNLKKANFCTCTQCFNDVICYVLNRIEPVYIYSSRGAAHFKMNYLDNLQRRADIVALVHKGIERIILAKRPHFPHDSAQIKSEKTEGCFFNFPTIMGKLLHSVTFSPLSDLAVSLYSFDEPAKMINPNWQNPCDVSQVTPGIFAFFPYPEKASKPGEKREFEFELVVDTDTYETLRHYFKIAVVSENVFSDYYNYNNLFDLKILYCVPRE encoded by the coding sequence ATGGAAATACATAATATTGTCGAGGACATCGTCGAAGACATCGCAAAAGAAATCTTTATCGATGAAAAAAACCTCAAAAAAGCCAACTTCTGCACATGTACTCAATGTTTCAATGATGTCATCTGCTATGTACTCAACAGAATAGAACCTGTCTATATCTATTCCAGCAGAGGCGCGGCCCATTTTAAAATGAACTACCTCGATAATCTTCAGCGGCGCGCGGATATCGTCGCGCTTGTCCACAAAGGTATCGAAAGAATCATCCTGGCAAAACGCCCGCATTTTCCTCATGACAGTGCCCAGATAAAAAGTGAAAAAACGGAAGGATGTTTTTTCAATTTTCCCACGATTATGGGAAAACTCCTTCACAGTGTCACATTCAGTCCTTTAAGCGATCTTGCCGTCTCCCTTTATTCATTCGACGAACCTGCGAAGATGATTAATCCAAACTGGCAAAATCCCTGCGATGTATCTCAGGTGACACCGGGAATTTTCGCGTTTTTCCCCTATCCTGAAAAGGCTTCAAAGCCGGGAGAAAAACGTGAGTTTGAATTCGAACTCGTCGTCGATACGGATACGTATGAAACGCTGCGGCATTATTTCAAGATAGCCGTCGTATCGGAAAATGTCTTTTCCGATTATTACAATTACAACAATCTCTTCGATCTCAAAATCTTGTATTGTGTTCCACGGGAATAG
- a CDS encoding adenine nucleotide alpha hydrolase, producing the protein MPEQRKTKRMKLFAKHVGRAIHRYDMIREGDKILIGVSGGKDSLALSLALAERKAWVPIRYELVAVQIEWKECPMNGEQKEKLIGFFESLQIPYSIVGATMIHPSFDDDFNCYICSRNRKRILFTEARKSGITKIALGHHLDDVIETTLLNIFFRGELATIMPVQRFFDGKISIIRPMYEVYEREIKSISKELDFPVFPLQCPHCESSQRRVLKETIRTLSHINKKVRDNIFRIPWHINHDYFPTEYPNRDNRTAPSS; encoded by the coding sequence GTGCCTGAACAAAGAAAAACGAAACGGATGAAATTGTTCGCGAAACATGTGGGAAGGGCGATCCATCGGTACGACATGATCCGTGAAGGGGATAAAATTCTGATCGGTGTTTCCGGCGGAAAGGATTCGCTTGCCCTCTCGCTCGCCCTTGCCGAACGAAAAGCATGGGTCCCGATCCGGTATGAGCTGGTCGCGGTCCAGATCGAGTGGAAGGAATGCCCCATGAACGGGGAACAGAAGGAGAAACTGATAGGTTTTTTCGAATCCCTGCAAATACCCTATTCGATTGTCGGCGCAACTATGATTCATCCGTCTTTCGATGATGATTTCAATTGTTACATATGCTCGCGAAACCGGAAACGAATTCTTTTCACCGAAGCCCGGAAATCCGGTATTACAAAAATCGCACTGGGCCACCATCTTGATGACGTAATCGAAACGACACTCCTCAATATCTTTTTCAGGGGAGAGCTTGCAACGATTATGCCGGTACAGCGTTTTTTCGACGGCAAAATATCGATAATACGGCCCATGTACGAAGTATACGAACGTGAAATTAAAAGTATTTCTAAAGAACTCGATTTCCCCGTATTCCCCTTGCAATGTCCCCATTGCGAATCGAGTCAACGCCGTGTACTAAAGGAAACCATCCGTACATTATCGCATATTAATAAAAAGGTCCGTGACAACATTTTCAGAATCCCCTGGCACATCAACCATGACTATTTCCCCACAGAATATCCGAACCGAGATAACAGGACGGCCCCTTCATCATGA